One region of Vigna angularis cultivar LongXiaoDou No.4 chromosome 10, ASM1680809v1, whole genome shotgun sequence genomic DNA includes:
- the LOC108335787 gene encoding LOW QUALITY PROTEIN: suppressor of RPS4-RLD 1 (The sequence of the model RefSeq protein was modified relative to this genomic sequence to represent the inferred CDS: deleted 1 base in 1 codon), with protein sequence MTSATSQRVQLARLCSSKDWSRAIRILDSIVSQSGAIQDICNRAFCYSQLELHKHVIKDCDRALQLDPARLQAYILKGRAFSALGRRADALLVWEQGYEHAQHQSADLKLLLELEELLTTAKQGNIALSETNGSPTPQSESDAMSNGNLTEFGENQDRLSAQAELCDNTSDKSAILPKSADDFDLRNEFCSKDRESNKSDSQVNGSPDVIDKLSYNSESCNDSSDTSESCDRDKVFTSRGESSSDSSEIAEILRKPSSKFIFPHEKNGDARKTKKFCVARISRTKSISVDFGLSRGIAEVNEGKYAQAITIFDQILKEEPAYPEALIGRGTAYAFKRELDAAIDDFSKAIQINPSAGEAWKRRGQARAALGEFVEAIEDLTKALEFETNSADILHERGIVNFKFKEFNAAVEDLSACVQLDRDNKSAYTYLGLALSSIGEYKKAEDAHLKSLQIDRNFLEAWAHLTQFYQDISKPTKAQECLSQMLQIDGRFSRAHHLRGLLFHAMGQHRKAINDLSMGLSVDDANVECLYLRASCYHALGQYKEAVKDYDAALDLELDSMDKFVLQCLAFYQKEIALYTASKFNGEFCWFDIDGDIDPLFKEYWCKRLHPKNVCEKVYRQPPLRESLRKGKLRKQELVLTKQKGALIQAADFIGKKIQYDCPGFLPNRRQHRMAGFAAIEIAQKVSKAWCALQTEWKYSNKNNSNSKSGRRARRRERINMPSQNRGGAGCSTSSTSETSPSHGIVDDRSSSCSISWQDIYSIAVRWRQISEPCDSVVWVNKLSEEFNSGFGSHTPMILGQAKVVRYFPNCERTLNIAKTVIKEKSHVYSKTDHIIRLSKDGKLDEVTHANSISDLYNAIGEDFWSSTWCNSAAFEGKQLEGTRITLVKTGEHGFDFAIRTPCTPARWEDYDAEMAMAWEVRYSYNYTKQLLLYCF encoded by the exons ATGACTTCTGCTACCTCTCAGCGAGTTCAGCTAGCTAGGCTCTGCAGCTCCAAGGACTGGTCTAGGGCCATTCGAATCCTCGATTCGATCGTTTCTCAGTCTGGTGCAATCCAAGACATTTG TAACAGAGCCTTCTGTTACAGCCAACTGGAGCTGCACAAGCACGTAATTAAGGATTGCGACCGAGCGCTTCAGCTTGACCCCGCGCGTCTTCAAGCTTACATTCTCAAAG GTCGTGCGTTTTCTGCTTTGGGAAGGAGAGCAGATGCTCTGTTAGTATGGGAGCAAGGTTATGAACACGCGCAGCATCAGTCTGCGGATTTGAAGCTGTTGCTAGAACTCGAAGAGCTTTTGACAACAGCAAAGCAAGGCAACATTGCATTGTCTGAAACCAATGGATCGCCCACGCCGCAATCCGAATCAGATGCTATGAGTAATGGGAACTTGACTGAGTTTGGTGAGAATCAAGATAGGTTGAGTGCTCAAGCTGAATTATGTGACAATACAAGTGATAAATCTGCAATTTTGCCGAAGTCTGCTGATGATTTTGACCtaagaaatgaattttgtaGTAAAGATAGAGAGTCTAATAAATCTGACAGCCAAGTAAATGGAAGCCCTGACGTTATTGATAAATTGAGTTATAATTCTGAATCGTGCAATGACTCAAGTGACACATCAGAATCATGTGATAGAGATAAAGTATTTACCAGTAGGGGTGAGTCTAGTAGTGATTCGAGTGAAATTGCTGAAATTCTTAGAAAGCCAAGTAGTAAGTTTATTTTTCCCCATGAAAAAAATGGCGATGCAAGGAAAACTAAGAAGTTCTGTGTTGCTCGGATTTCAAGGACTAAGTCTATAAGTGTAGATTTTGGGCTCTCACGAGGAATAGCGGAG GTTAATGAAGGAAAATATGCTCAAGCCATAACCATTTTTGATCAG ATTCTGAAAGAGGAACCGGCATATCCTGAAGCACTGATAGGTAGAGGGACGGCATATGCATTCAAGAGAGAACTTGATGCTGctattgatgatttttcaaag GCCATACAAATCAATCCATCAGCGGGTGAGGCATGGAAGAGGAGAGGTCAAGCTCGGGCAGCCTTGGGGGAGTTTGTTGAG GCTATAGAAGATTTGACTAAGGCTTTAGAGTTTGAAACCAACTCAGCAGATATTTTACATGAGAGAG GAATtgtcaatttcaaatttaaagagttTAATGCTGCCGTCGAAGACCTTTCAGCCTGTGTGCAACTAGACAGGGATAATAAGTCTGCCTACACATATTTG GGTTTAGCATTATCTTCAATTGGTGAATATAAGAAAGCTGAGGATGCACATCTAAAATCACTTCAAATTGATAGAAATTTTCTTGAAGCATGGGCACACCTGACTCAG TTCTATCAAGATATATCGAAGCCAACAAAAGCTCAAGAATGTCTAAGTCAGATGTTGCAAATTGATGGAAG GTTTTCCAGAGCTCATCATTTGCGTGGCCTTTTGTTCCATGCAATGGGACAACATAG GAAGGCGATCAATGATTTGTCAATGGGTTTGAGCGTTGATGATGCCAATGTTGAGTGTTTATATTTGCGAGCTTCATGCTACCATGCTCTTGGACAATACAAAGAGGCG GTCAAGGATTATGATGCTGCTCTGGATTTGGAATTGGACTCAATGGATAAGTTTGTGCTTCAGTGCCTTGCCTTCTACCAG AAAGAGATTGCTCTTTACACTGCTTCAAAATTTAACGGTGAGTTTTGCTGGTTTGACATTGATGGGGATATTGATCCACTTTTTAAG GAGTACTGGTGCAAGAGGTTACATCCCAAGAATGTATGTGAAAAGGTTTACCGCCAACCTCCTTTGCGTGAGTCTTTAAGAAAGGGAAAGCTTAGAAAGCAAGAATTAGTTCTTACAAAGCAGAAGGGTGCTCTTATACAGGCTGCAGATTTCATTGGCAAGAAAATCCAATATGATTGTCCTGGTTTCCTACCTAACAGGCGTCAG CATCGTATGGCAGGATTTGCTGCTATAGAAATTGCTCAAAAGGTCTCTAAGGCTTGGTGTGCCCTTCAAACGGAATGGAAATATTCTAATAAAAACAACTCAAACTCAAAGAGTGGCAGAAGGGCAAGGAGAAGGGAAAGAATTAATATGCCCAGTCAGAATAGGGGAGGTGCGGGTTGTAGCACAAGTAGTACCTCCGAAACATCTCCTTCACATGGCATTGTAGATGATAGATCATCCAGCTGTTCAATATCATGGCAAGATATTTATTCAATAGCTGTTAGATGGAGACAAATTTCTGAGCCTTGTGACTCTGTTGTGTGGGTGAACAAGCTAAG TGAAGAGTTTAATTCTGGGTTTGGTTCTCACACACCCATGATCCTG GGACAAGCCAAAGTTGTGCGTTACTTTCCTAACTGTGAAAG GACTTTAAATATTGCGAAGACTGTCATAAAAGAGAAATCACATGTCTACAGCAAGACAGATCATATCATTCGTCTCTCCAAAGATGGGAAATTGGATGAG GTCACGCATGCCAATTCTATCTCTGATCTTTATAATGCTATTGGTGAGGATTTCTGGTCATCTACGTGGTGTAACAGTGCTGCATTTGAAGG GAAACAACTTGAGGGAACAAGAATAACACTTGTAAAAAC GGGGGAGCATGGTTTTGACTTTGCAATTAGAACACCTTGTACACCCGCTAGATGGGAGGATTATGATGCAGAAATGGCAATGGCATGGGAAGTACGTTATAGTTATAACTATACCAAgcaacttttattatattgtttttag
- the LOC128194295 gene encoding suppressor of RPS4-RLD 1-like produces MKEERLRGMTEALCNAYCGENYGSTDFDALANVRDAILRMTYYWYNFMPLSRGSAVVGFAVMLGLFLAANMEFTGSIPQGLQVDWEAILSLDPNSFVDSVKRWLYPSLKVTTSWKDYHDVASTFATTGSVVAALSSSDD; encoded by the exons atgaaagaggaaaggttgagaggaatgacggag GCTCTCTGCAATGCTTACTGTGGTGAAAATTATGGGTCTACTGATTTTGATGCGCTCGCAAATGTGAGAGATGCAATTTTAAGGATGACATATTATTG GTATAACTTTATGCCACTGTCCAGAGGATCTGCTGTAGTCGGATTTGCAGTCATGCTGGGTTTGTTCCTTGCTGCTAATATGGAGTTCACAGGAAGCATCCCACAAGGTTTGCAGGTTGATTGGGAAGCCATTTTGAGCTTGGATCCAAATTCCTTTGTGGATTCTGTCAAAAGGTGGCTATACCCATCTCTGAAGGTAACAACCTCATGGAAAGACTATCATGACGTAGCATCAACGTTTGCAACAACAGGGTCGGTTGTTGCTGCCTTGAGCTCTTCTGATGATTGA